One part of the Parabacteroides distasonis ATCC 8503 genome encodes these proteins:
- a CDS encoding O-antigen ligase family protein produces MIKLLFIISLLAIYLWCGQTDKGRKVYFLTAIVLSFIRVLKVPVLGDIMPAMPMFGIMLVTETYKSLSALKGWYLYLLAVIVSFLIGLLSTDILRAFPWIGPVWDVMAIATLTPLYIKTYEDLQRFTRCILTVSFIYSFTTILAFWGFYDGVVLLSTTDSDIINQSRIYGISYSNLTQTLSVITICLLPRANINKKVVYLLIVIFSYAAFVTLKRMSFIAIILSLLYFVYVEYKERQYKSVLIIAVLTILASGSDLLMFILDRFDIFSNTTAMTITDHSSQTRVDRINFAMDSFIRSPLWGNGAGYAIYIHNGLMEILANCGLLGIVFIVAQYLKPLRGIFSRNPWSMCTLIFLITGFSLEAAISRPELMCFLGFFIGGYTVSENLHIDYTKQDEQQIKCDYSDI; encoded by the coding sequence ATGATTAAACTACTCTTCATCATTTCGCTACTTGCAATTTATTTGTGGTGTGGCCAGACGGATAAAGGACGGAAAGTCTATTTCTTGACAGCAATCGTGTTGTCATTTATTCGAGTACTTAAAGTTCCTGTTTTAGGAGACATAATGCCTGCGATGCCCATGTTCGGAATCATGCTTGTAACAGAAACATACAAGTCTCTGTCGGCATTAAAAGGGTGGTATCTGTATTTGTTGGCAGTTATAGTTTCGTTTCTTATTGGTCTTTTGTCAACTGATATATTGCGAGCTTTTCCATGGATTGGCCCAGTGTGGGACGTAATGGCCATAGCAACCTTGACTCCTCTTTATATAAAAACATACGAGGATCTTCAAAGATTTACACGATGCATACTCACAGTATCATTCATTTATTCATTCACTACAATACTGGCTTTTTGGGGTTTTTATGACGGTGTTGTTTTATTGTCAACAACGGATTCTGATATCATTAATCAATCCCGTATTTATGGAATATCATATTCTAATTTGACACAGACATTGTCTGTCATTACTATTTGCCTATTACCGCGTGCAAACATTAATAAGAAAGTAGTTTATTTACTGATTGTGATTTTCTCATACGCAGCTTTCGTGACGCTGAAGAGAATGTCGTTTATCGCCATTATATTATCTTTATTGTACTTTGTATATGTAGAATACAAAGAACGACAATATAAAAGTGTCTTGATAATTGCGGTATTGACGATATTAGCATCTGGTAGTGATTTATTGATGTTTATACTCGACAGGTTTGATATATTCTCCAACACTACCGCTATGACGATTACAGACCATTCATCTCAAACCAGAGTAGACCGAATCAACTTTGCCATGGATAGCTTTATCCGTTCTCCGTTATGGGGAAATGGAGCAGGATATGCCATATATATACACAACGGTCTTATGGAAATCTTGGCAAATTGCGGATTGTTGGGAATTGTATTTATTGTCGCACAGTATTTAAAGCCGTTGAGGGGTATTTTTTCAAGGAATCCTTGGAGCATGTGTACCTTGATATTTCTTATTACTGGCTTCTCGCTTGAGGCTGCAATTTCCCGACCGGAGTTAATGTGTTTTCTCGGTTTCTTTATTGGGGGATATACTGTATCTGAAAATTTACATATAGATTATACTAAACAGGATGAACAACAAATTAAGTGTGATTATTCCGACATTTAA
- a CDS encoding sugar phosphate nucleotidyltransferase, translating into MQIILLSGGSGKRLWPLSNNTRSKQFIKLLTAPDGSKESMVQRVVRQLRETGICDSITVATSQLQRDVIINQLGEEIPVVTEPERRDTFPAIALASSYLAYERKCSTDEIVIIMPCDPYTEAGYFDTIRRIADAVKNNVAELVLMGVKPTYPSAKYGYVVPANDVQNKGTFQVSRFTEKPDMMTAEKLISEGAFWNGGVFAFRLGYMTDIVARYIEADTFAEIRSRYGEFPKISFDYEVAEKAQSVAVVPFAGEWKDLGTWNTLTDELSEHTMGNVIMDEESENTHVINELGLPIMCIGTRNLVIAASNDGILISDKSKSENIKTYADCLQRRPMFEEHRWGEYKVVDTAEFPDGCKSLTKQLKIKSGKGISYQLHRHRNEVWTFIDGEGELVLDDIRSVVSRGDTVTIKKGVKHTVRAISDLTFIEVQSGELLVESDVERFEWIWNDR; encoded by the coding sequence ATGCAAATCATACTGTTATCCGGCGGCTCGGGCAAACGCCTGTGGCCGCTTTCCAATAATACACGGTCAAAGCAATTCATTAAACTGCTGACTGCGCCCGATGGCTCGAAAGAGTCGATGGTGCAACGGGTGGTACGGCAATTACGGGAAACCGGCATCTGTGATTCGATTACCGTGGCAACAAGCCAGTTGCAGCGGGATGTCATCATCAACCAGCTTGGAGAAGAGATTCCTGTAGTTACGGAACCGGAGCGTCGCGATACATTCCCAGCTATCGCTCTCGCAAGCTCGTATTTGGCCTACGAACGAAAATGTTCCACCGATGAGATTGTAATCATCATGCCTTGCGACCCTTATACTGAAGCTGGTTATTTTGATACGATTCGCAGGATAGCGGATGCAGTGAAAAACAATGTAGCCGAACTGGTATTGATGGGAGTTAAACCCACATATCCGTCAGCAAAATACGGATATGTAGTGCCAGCCAATGATGTACAAAACAAAGGAACATTTCAAGTATCACGCTTTACGGAAAAACCAGATATGATGACTGCTGAGAAACTTATTTCGGAGGGTGCTTTCTGGAACGGGGGCGTATTCGCTTTCAGGTTGGGATATATGACGGATATCGTAGCCCGGTACATTGAAGCCGACACATTTGCGGAGATCCGTTCCCGTTACGGGGAGTTTCCCAAGATCAGCTTCGACTACGAGGTCGCCGAAAAGGCACAGTCGGTAGCCGTCGTACCTTTTGCCGGAGAGTGGAAAGACCTTGGTACATGGAATACGTTGACTGATGAACTATCGGAACACACCATGGGCAATGTTATCATGGATGAAGAATCCGAGAATACCCACGTCATCAACGAACTTGGACTGCCAATCATGTGTATTGGCACACGGAATCTGGTCATTGCGGCATCGAACGACGGAATCCTGATCTCGGACAAGAGCAAGAGCGAAAACATCAAGACCTACGCCGATTGTCTGCAACGCCGACCGATGTTCGAGGAGCACCGCTGGGGCGAATACAAAGTTGTCGATACCGCCGAGTTCCCCGATGGCTGCAAATCCCTTACCAAGCAGCTGAAAATCAAATCCGGTAAGGGTATCAGCTATCAGCTACACCGCCATCGCAATGAAGTCTGGACGTTTATCGACGGCGAGGGAGAACTGGTACTCGATGATATCAGGTCGGTTGTTAGCAGAGGCGATACGGTTACGATCAAGAAAGGTGTTAAACATACAGTTAGGGCTATCTCCGACTTGACATTCATCGAGGTACAGTCAGGAGAGCTACTTGTGGAATCAGATGTAGAACGTTTTGAATGGATATGGAACGACAGATAG
- a CDS encoding glycosyltransferase family 2 protein, whose protein sequence is METDFGLVSIIMPSYNSSKYIAKTIDSIVSQFYTNWELLITDDCSTDNTCEIIKEYAAYDQRIKLFVMEENKGAGVARNKSIEEAKGRYIAFCDSDDRWKPEKLEVQLRFMVENRVEICYSSYLKCNENDKVFGIVIAPSKISYKKMTRNDYIGFLTCIYDTHQIGKIYMPTLRKRQDWAWKILLMKKCPIAYGIKDTLAYYRVREGSLSNNKMKLIRYNVTVYKQILKYNTVRAWATFLCVFLPNYLLKKCMTKLVNR, encoded by the coding sequence ATGGAAACAGATTTTGGATTAGTATCAATAATAATGCCATCGTACAATTCGTCTAAGTACATAGCGAAAACAATTGATTCGATTGTGAGTCAGTTCTATACAAACTGGGAATTGCTGATTACTGATGATTGTTCTACAGATAATACGTGTGAGATTATAAAGGAATATGCCGCATATGACCAGCGAATAAAGCTTTTCGTTATGGAGGAAAACAAAGGTGCAGGAGTGGCTCGAAATAAATCCATTGAAGAAGCAAAAGGACGATACATTGCATTTTGCGATAGTGATGACCGTTGGAAACCGGAAAAATTGGAAGTGCAATTACGGTTCATGGTAGAAAATCGGGTGGAAATCTGCTATTCTTCTTACTTGAAATGCAATGAGAATGACAAAGTTTTTGGAATCGTCATCGCTCCCTCCAAAATTTCGTATAAAAAAATGACACGAAATGACTATATTGGGTTTCTGACCTGTATCTATGATACACATCAGATAGGAAAAATTTATATGCCAACATTGAGAAAGAGACAAGATTGGGCATGGAAAATTCTTCTAATGAAAAAATGTCCTATAGCATATGGCATAAAAGACACACTGGCATATTATAGAGTTAGGGAAGGTTCTCTGTCTAATAATAAGATGAAACTCATTCGTTACAATGTAACAGTATACAAGCAAATTCTTAAATACAATACTGTTAGGGCATGGGCAACATTTTTATGTGTTTTTTTACCAAATTATTTGCTGAAAAAATGCATGACAAAATTAGTCAATAGGTAA
- a CDS encoding SIR2 family protein, which produces MERQIDKSKHLIFEHDTYQANIEALRQELKDKKKIVLFVGAGINLGSDSSIDISWNGLLNMMLKDALSILSAEKRYTTKEKERLENLLCSSQRIGLRTEEEQSLWETLHTTVEGEFTSLVRASIIKSILGKNYIHTIRHQLYRYCDKDKMTEIFLEHYGPGKESKEGAPSLNSLYQLARFILLYDPLVAVVTYNYDKFLTMAVEVLYENKDIFFSEKEQEMLMGNKRWKNGVRIEEVYGNFNNSQQADNILPIYHIHGYLPPFNEPFLSDGNEIVLSMEEYYDNVRNVYSWQTATQLHFLCHFTLVCDANDAWYRQIIEQFGI; this is translated from the coding sequence ATGGAACGACAGATAGACAAATCCAAACACCTGATATTCGAACACGATACTTATCAGGCGAATATCGAAGCCTTAAGACAGGAACTGAAGGACAAAAAAAAGATTGTCCTGTTTGTAGGTGCCGGAATCAATTTAGGGAGCGACAGCAGCATTGATATCAGTTGGAACGGGCTGCTAAACATGATGCTCAAAGACGCTTTGTCCATATTGTCTGCCGAGAAAAGATATACGACTAAAGAGAAGGAACGTTTGGAAAACCTGTTATGTTCCTCACAAAGAATCGGTCTAAGAACTGAAGAAGAGCAATCCCTTTGGGAAACATTACACACTACCGTTGAAGGAGAGTTCACGTCCTTGGTGCGGGCTTCCATCATCAAATCCATTTTGGGTAAAAATTACATCCATACGATCCGCCATCAATTGTACCGGTATTGCGACAAGGACAAGATGACTGAAATCTTTTTAGAGCATTATGGCCCAGGAAAAGAATCAAAAGAAGGTGCTCCTTCCTTGAACTCATTATACCAGCTTGCCCGGTTCATATTACTGTACGACCCTCTCGTGGCTGTTGTAACCTACAATTATGATAAATTCCTTACCATGGCTGTCGAAGTCCTGTATGAGAATAAAGACATTTTTTTTTCTGAGAAGGAGCAAGAGATGTTAATGGGGAACAAACGATGGAAAAACGGAGTCAGGATTGAGGAAGTATATGGGAATTTTAACAATTCTCAACAAGCGGACAATATCCTACCGATATATCATATACATGGTTACCTTCCTCCTTTCAACGAGCCGTTTCTGAGCGATGGGAACGAAATCGTCCTTTCGATGGAAGAGTATTATGATAATGTACGCAATGTCTACTCTTGGCAAACCGCCACCCAATTGCATTTTCTATGCCATTTCACCCTTGTTTGCGATGCAAATGATGCATGGTATCGCCAAATCATTGAACAATTTGGAATTTAA
- a CDS encoding glycosyltransferase family 2 protein, with protein MNNKLSVIIPTFNVEIYLEELLCCIENWADEIIICDSFSTDKTLEIARRHDVKIVQHEYINSAKQKNWIIPQATNNWVMIIDADEKPEEALKEEVTKFLATVENEVDLAYIPRKNLFWGEFMGKASAYPDYQSRLFRRDKGRYQDKEVHAQVEVSGQKVYLKHALVHDDFTDISSWWLRNNRYYRYELDECIKKRQKWGMKLQIVKPIYVFCLIYFRRGGCLHGFRGLFVAMQWFIYYFMVGAKLYEYELSQHQDLRHKSANSK; from the coding sequence ATGAACAACAAATTAAGTGTGATTATTCCGACATTTAATGTTGAAATTTATTTAGAGGAACTGCTTTGTTGCATTGAGAACTGGGCAGATGAGATTATCATCTGTGATTCATTCAGCACGGACAAGACTTTGGAAATAGCTCGTCGGCATGATGTAAAAATCGTGCAGCATGAATACATCAATTCAGCGAAACAAAAAAACTGGATCATACCGCAAGCTACAAACAATTGGGTGATGATCATCGATGCGGATGAAAAACCGGAAGAAGCATTGAAAGAAGAGGTTACAAAATTCCTTGCGACAGTGGAAAATGAAGTAGATTTAGCGTATATACCTCGCAAGAATTTGTTTTGGGGTGAGTTTATGGGTAAAGCTTCTGCATATCCGGATTATCAATCAAGGTTGTTCCGCCGAGATAAAGGGCGCTATCAAGATAAGGAAGTACACGCTCAGGTGGAGGTATCAGGTCAAAAGGTATATTTGAAGCACGCATTGGTGCATGATGATTTTACGGATATCTCATCTTGGTGGTTAAGAAATAACAGATATTATCGTTACGAACTGGATGAGTGCATAAAAAAACGGCAAAAATGGGGAATGAAGTTACAAATAGTAAAACCTATCTATGTGTTTTGCTTAATTTATTTCCGTAGAGGTGGGTGTTTACATGGCTTCAGAGGTCTGTTTGTAGCTATGCAATGGTTCATCTATTATTTCATGGTTGGAGCGAAATTATATGAATACGAATTGTCTCAACATCAAGATTTGAGACATAAATCTGCAAACTCCAAATAA
- a CDS encoding glycosyltransferase, producing the protein MRKKIVKIDLNNKVYGGRVYENQVIDLLKDTFEFKRVFLIKYRTKVLNIPRILFLYIKYRFFYRGSLFLTNQTTWFAGRYSRNIVVVHHLDSSFSYGTSSFYQIFCEKALYRNKNRFTRVVTVADCWRKMLEKDGFKNITVIYNSFNTNLYHFSENEKERFKRQYGFKNKPLIYLGNCLKKKGVIETYNSLKDIDAYFVTSGNKDVELPIPNLMLPFEEYRLLLAASDIVITMSLFKEGWNRVVHEAVLCGTPVIGSGKGGMEELLVMSGQTICTSFEDLPHHVNRLLKNRSIPDSHSLMKFDLRYFKKCWETVLL; encoded by the coding sequence ATGCGAAAAAAAATTGTAAAGATAGACCTTAACAACAAGGTTTATGGAGGACGTGTATATGAAAATCAGGTAATTGATCTATTGAAAGATACATTTGAGTTCAAACGTGTCTTTCTGATAAAATATCGAACAAAGGTATTAAATATTCCAAGAATACTATTCTTGTATATAAAATATAGATTTTTCTATAGAGGCTCTTTATTTTTAACGAATCAAACTACATGGTTTGCAGGACGATATTCTCGTAATATCGTAGTGGTACACCATTTAGATAGTTCTTTTTCCTATGGCACAAGTTCTTTTTACCAAATTTTTTGCGAAAAGGCATTATATCGTAACAAGAATAGGTTTACAAGAGTTGTCACTGTTGCAGATTGTTGGAGAAAGATGTTAGAAAAAGATGGTTTCAAAAATATAACTGTTATATATAACTCATTCAATACTAATTTATATCATTTTTCAGAAAACGAAAAAGAACGATTCAAAAGGCAATACGGATTCAAAAATAAACCACTGATATATTTGGGGAATTGCTTAAAGAAAAAAGGCGTCATAGAAACCTATAATTCTTTGAAGGATATTGATGCCTATTTTGTTACATCCGGGAATAAAGATGTGGAACTTCCTATACCTAATCTTATGTTACCATTTGAGGAATATCGTCTTTTGCTGGCTGCTTCTGATATTGTCATAACAATGTCTCTGTTCAAAGAAGGCTGGAATCGTGTAGTTCATGAGGCCGTGCTATGTGGAACTCCTGTTATCGGAAGTGGAAAAGGTGGAATGGAAGAATTGTTAGTGATGTCAGGGCAAACAATCTGCACTTCTTTTGAAGATTTGCCCCATCACGTGAATAGATTATTGAAAAACAGGTCTATACCGGACTCTCACTCTCTTATGAAATTCGATTTGCGCTACTTCAAGAAATGCTGGGAAACGGTATTGTTATAA